From Excalfactoria chinensis isolate bCotChi1 chromosome 14, bCotChi1.hap2, whole genome shotgun sequence:
ACCACCTGCAGGACAAGGCTGACTCCCCCCATGTCAGTGGTAATGAGGCCGAGACGGTGTCCCTGACACCCGTGGAGTCCTTCTCCCTCATCTCCATCTCCCACTCGCTCTATGAGAACCGCCTGCCTTCCGACTTCTTCAACCCCATCGTGCGTGACACGCTGCTCTTCTACGCCGAGCAGGGGGACGTGCAGACAGCTGTGTCTGTGCTCATTGTGCTGGGAGACCGAATCCGCAAGGAGATCGATGAGCAGACCCAGGTACCCAAAGGAAGCTCTTCTGCTGCCCCTGAAGTGGGTGccctctgctttttccttcactgctttGAATCTGAGGCCCTTTCTGGAAGGCTCTTGGTGCAGCAACTTGCTGACGTGGGGACAAGCTGGGACTCTGCCTCTTGGTGCTGGGGTTGGGATGGTGGTGGGGGgagctggcactgagctgtgtgCGCTCATCCCCAGGAGCACTGGTACACCTCCTACATCGACCTGCTGCAGCGCTTCCAGCTCTGGAACATCTCCAACGAGGTGATCAAGCTGAGCACATGCCGTGCCATCAACTGCCTCAACCAAGCCTCCACCACCCTCCACATCAACTGCAGCAACTGCAAGCGGCCCATGAGCAACAGGGGCTGGATCTGTGACAGGTGAGAGCACGGCAGTGAGGGGGAGCAGGGTGATGGGGTGCACACGGCCAGGCTCTTTACTCACCCCATCTCTCCCAGGTGTCGGCAGTGTGCCAGCATGTGCGCCGTGTGCCACCACGTGGTGAAGGGGCTCTTTGTCTGGTGCCAGGGCTGCAGTCACGGTGGTCACCTGCAGCACATCATGAAGTGGCTGGAGACCAGCTCGCACTGCCCGGCGGGCTGCGGCCACCTCTGCGAGTACAGCTGAGCACAACGGCAGCAGCACGGGGGCAGCAGgactgtggggctggggagcaggaAGCGGTGCTGGGAGGCTTCTGGCTGCGGTGCTGCAGACTCCAGCCCTTCTACCCCtctctttgtatttatttccgGACGCAGCCATTTTGTACTGAATTAAACCCAAAGCTGTGCGCGGCTCTCCTTCTTGCTTTACACCCTGCGGGGCCCACCTCCCTCGGGTTCAGCTGTGGCCCTTTTAAGGCCTGTCCCTCGCAGGACGCCGTAGCACGCCGGGAGCTGTAGTCCTGATGCTGCCGTCATGGCCGCGGCGCGGCGGCTGTTGGCGGTGCTCCTTCCCCTGGCCTGGTCCCGGTTCGCAGGCGGTGCTGGCGGCTGGTAAGGGCGGTGGGTAAGGCGGCACGCTGCTTCTATTGGGGCCGGCTCCGAGCGCGCTCCCGTTGCAGGCAGGAGGGCGATGTGCCGGAGGAGCGGCGCTGCACTGTGGAAAGAACCGACGGCTCCGTGAGCCCGGAGCTCTTCCTGCAGCGGTACGGACGGCTccggggttggggggggggagagggcCGGGTGGGAGTGAGGGGCAGCCCCGCTGACCACAGGCAGCCCTTCCCGGGTCGCGTTGTTCCCTGCCAGGTTCGCCTTCTCCCGGCCCGTCATCCTCCGTGGGGTCACCGACAACTCGGTGAGTGCTGGGAGGAGCCGCCGGGGTCGCTGGGTTGGGTTTGGGTGGCGGCGGGGTGAGCGGTTGGCAGCGGGGTTGGTTGGTCGCTGCTGGTTTGTCCTGCAGGCTTTCCAGGCTCTCTGCACCCGCCagaagctgctggctgcctACGGGGAGCGCCCGGTGCGTCTCAGCACGGCCAACACGTATTCCTACCGCAAAGGTGAGGGtatggggggggtggggggctgtATCCACCCCGCTGTCCCCGCGGCTCCTGAGCCGTCCCTCTGCCCGCAGTGGATGTCCCCTTCCAGGAGTACgtggagcagctcctgaagcCGCAGGACCCAGCAGCGCTGGGTAGTGGTGGGTAGCACAGCCCTACACGCATCCATCTGCAGCACCCATCCCTCGCTGCTCCTCACGGCTCCGTGCTCACCCCTCAGACACCCTCTATTTCTTCGGGGACAACAACTTCACCGAGTGGGGATCCCTCTTCCAGCACTACGTGCCGCCTCCATTCCGCATCCCGGGCACCAGCGGAGCCTACAGCTTTGGGATTgcaggtgggagctgggctgtgggtgTGGGCTGCGGGCAGCTCGGGGCTGGCACAGCACACATCTCCCCCTCTAGGCTCAGGCTCTGGTGTTCCCTTCCACTGGCACGGCCCCGGTTACTCCGAGGTGATCTTTGGCAGGAAGGTGAGCGCTGCCCACAGGGAAAATCAGGCTGCGTTGAGGGATCACTGAGGGCTGAGCCTTCCTGCCGCCTTCCTTCCAGCGCTGGTTCCTTTACCCACCCGATAAAACACCCCACTTCCACCCCAATGAGACCACGCTGGCCTGGCTCCAGCACACCTACCCCACGCTGCCACCAGAGGAGCGCCCGCTGGAGTGCACCATCCGGCCTGGGGAGGTGAGTCCTGCAGCGGCTCTGTGCCCTCCTCACCCTGCTATAAAGCACAGCATGGATGAGGCTGCCCCCCTCTTGCTGTGTCTTGCTGTGCTCTCCCTGCAGGTGCTGTATTTCCCTGACCGCTGGTGGCACGCCACGCTCAACCTGGACACCAGCGTCTTCATCTCCACCTTCCTGGGGTAGAGCCGGGCACCCACGTCCCACTATGGCTGAGgaccaccaccagcagcagcagcactgtctCACCCCAGAGCATCCCGTGGCTGTGGGACCAGGGCAGTGCCAAGAGCCACCCCTCAATCCCTGGTTTTGGGACCAAGCACCTGAACTGTGGTTTTTAATCGGGTTTTTTGCACCCGTTTGGATTAAACTTGACACACTGATGTAGTGCTGCAAGTGTCACAGATTAAACTTGACACACTGGtgtagggctgctgctgccctttgctGTGCACTGGAGCAGCCTTTGCTGGGTGCAGGGGTGGCTGAACCCTTTCCCTTGGTGCCAGCACTGaccacaaagcagcaaaagagGGATGGGAGCAAAAACCACCCTCTGGTCCCAGCCAACAGTCAGTGGGCTGCTATGCATCTCCTGGTCACACACCCTCCAGTCCCATCTCTGTTATCCCATAGGACTGGCTCAGCTTTACCCAGGCACAAAAAGCTTGAATGCATCATCACAAGCCCCCAGGCCATGACTAGAACAGCTGCCCCTCCAACAGGGCAGCGGACCCTGCTCTTCCCAAACCCACTGCAGAGAAGCTCCCGAAGCATTCGAGCTCTTTTCACATTtattgctgaatgttttttgttttcattttcttttaatgacatTGGCAAACGGGCCCAAGAGCACTCAGAAgccaggcaggctgcagggtCAACCACCCAGCGACGCCGACGTTGCCCCACACGCTGCAGCCTCAGTCCAGTGCAGGGTTGGTGgttttctgtgtggtttttttttcttctcaaaaggGATTTCATTAGAAGGGAAATGAATCTGGTCCCAGGAAccacagccccagggctggCAGGGGAGGGGATTGCACAGGCAGCCACCCCTTCCAGTCTAGGGATGGTGGTTACCCAGAAGCTCCAGAGCAAGGCAGGACAGGCAGAGAAAACATCTCCCACCCCAGCACATGGCTATTTACAGGAACCAGCGTGACGTGACCCTGTCCCCACAGGAGATGGAATGGGAAGAAAACCTATGTACATGGAGAGGGGATGTGGCCAGAGCAGCGCAGGGAGCACCAGCACTCGCCCCAGGCAGCTCCACAGGGAGTGACCTTTGGAGATTGTCAGCATGGAGGGGGTCCCGTCCCTTCCCTCTGAGTGATAATAACACTGTTGGGCCCTTCCTGGCCTCCCCCCACCCTCCACCCCAGCAGCCAATGctcctgcccagctgctgcGGTTCTACAGCAAGGGGAGAAGGCGATGGATCCTCACTGAGCACTGCCAACAGGTCTCTGGGCACCCAGagcagaaggggacagacagacagggaGTAAGGCATGGTGCCAGCCCAGCACGAGCAGCCTGCGGCTGGGGAGAGCCCACAGGGGGGAGAGGAGCAGCATCACCCCTCGGCCATCAGTAATCTTCCACCCAGCCGTTCTCTGAGATGAAGGCGTCGATCACCTCCTTCATGGCGAGGTTGGGGATGAGCTGGTCCTGGGTCAGGGGACTCCGCGTCACAGGATCAAAATGACCCACGCGCTGCAAGGGAGGTGGCCAGGAACCGGTTACACTGCGTGCCTGGCCCCAGGCCAGCAGCATAGAGGGGGTTGGGTGCAGCATCTGAGCCCAAAACTCCCCTTTGCTGCCaggggaggaggcagcagcacagccaagagCCCACATCTCTGCAGTACCTGCAGGTGTTCCTCTATGTCCTTTCTGTCGTACGTGATCCCGCTGGGTGTGATGCAGGGCTCCCTCATCAGCTCAAAACTGATCTTCCCGCACAGGTAGTCAGGGATGTCACGCTTCTGgctcaagagaagcagagctgggttAGGAGGCACTGggcaaatgcagcagaaaaagtaataaagGGCTGAGGTGGTTTGAGGATGCAGCCATGCAGTACATCAGCTCAGACAGAGGAAGATATAAGTCCACATTGGCAGCAGGGACTAAAGAGGGTTACAGCAAGCAGCCCTGGTTGGAGAGAGCAGGAAGCACGTGTGGGGGTGCACTCACCTTCCTCTTCTCATCCACCTGAGAGAAGAGTTCATCCATGTCTGCCAGGTACTTATCCTGGAAGAGGAACCTTTATTAATGGAGTGGGGGCAGAGCTCCGTGTCAACAAGCTGCTGGCAGGAAGCAAGCCCACACTTTGTGGCTGCTCTGGGCACTTATTGCCCACAGAATGGACCAACCCTGTAGGATGGTGAGGGATCCGACCACAGGTTCAGAGCCAGATCCTTTGGATCTCAGCCCCTGGTTCCCACCCCTCCTGGCTGAACTGCGTGGCAAAATCAATCCAGCTTAAAAATAACCGTCCTTTGTGGGGCTATTTTTATCCCAGGATTAGTCCCCTGCTCCAGGACACCGCACAGACCTACAGGCAGCCACAAGCTGCTCCCATCGCACAGCTGTCGAGGAATCgtgggcacacagctggcagggcacgagcagcagcaccactgcCAGGATGGGACAGGAAGGTGACGGCACAGGGGACAGGAGAACACACAAGGGGGGTGAAAATCCTGTGACAGCAGCTCGTGTGGAGCcaaggaggggagggagaagcaCCAGGGAGGCTTTGGGGAGTCCTGCTTCCCTCCTGTCTACTGTGCCCACACAGCCACTCACGTGTTTGGCCTCAATGCCGGCCAGCTGAACACGACCCCGGCTCTCATCCACGTTTTCTTCTTGCTGAGCCTTCCTGCACTCAGCCAGCTCCCTGTGACAGAGGCAATAGTgagggcacagggcagcagcaccaagAAGACACTGCAGCTGACCCAGCCCCAGGGCTCTGCACACTGCGGGGCTGGAGCGCTGCACTCAGAGCTGCAACAACCACATGGCACTGAGATCCTCCCAGCAGCTCGCTCCTTCTCCCACCTCCCATCCCACACACATCACCCCCACCTTGGGGGCTCAGGAGGTCAAGTGGGACGAGGGCTGTCGTTACCTTTCCTTCTCGGCCATGATCAGCCTGGTCAGGTAAGAGTGCAGCTCGTTCTCTTGGTTGATCCGTTTCTCCTCGATGCTGTTCCAGCGTTTCTTCTTGGCGATGCGCAGCGCGCTGGGGATGTCATCCCCAAAATTCAGCCTCTGCTCCTTGGCGAGGTTATAGGCTGCAGTGGGAGGAGGGGGAACAAAGCAGCTCTCAGAGCCCTGCCGCACCACCGGGCCGGCCCTGTCCTGGCCGCCACGCACCTCTCTGCAGGTTGGCGATGGCCTCGTCGTAGTTCTCCATCTCCATCTGGCACTGCCCCAGGAAGAAGTGAGCCTTGACCGACTGCCCGTCCAGCTCCAGCGCCCGCTTGCAGTCAGCCAGCGCCTTGTCGTGCTGCTGCATCTTCAGGTAGCACAGCGCCCGGTTGGTGTAATACACGGCCACCAACGGGTTCCGGTTCTACGGGGCAACCACACGTCAGCTCCCTGCCCACGGGGAGCAACCGGGTGACAAAAGTGACGGGCGTGGGACAACAGGGTGCCGTCATCCGGCCTTGGAATGCCACCTCACTGCTGAGCTGAGGGACAAGTTGGGAGCTGCGGCCCCATAGAGAGGTGTGGGGGGCAACCTGACCCTACAGCCTTAAAGCCAACAGGGGCCGGCCTGGGGACACTGGGACGGGGTtagggggctgtgggcaggaggAGAGCGGGGTAACGACATGGATCTAAGAACAGGGACCTgtgggaggggggaagggagaggggggaCAGACAGCCAGGGCCTTGAGCACGGGGATAATGGGGGTGAAGGGCCCTGGGCAAGGAGACACATGTGATGGCCGGGCCCTGAGGATGGTGATAGTTGGGAGGGACAGGGCCGCGGGCAGAGGGACACCCGGGAACGACGACAGGGCCGGGGGTAGGGAGGCACCGGGGTGTGGGGGAGGACAGGGCCGCGTTCAGGTGGGCATCGTTGGGACGGGCCCGGAATGGGGGGAACCGGGAGGTCGGGACCAGGGAGGCCCGGGAGACACTCACGATGGCGCGGCCATAGGCGGCAGCGGCCTCGGGGTACTTGCGGCCGCCGAAGAGCCGGTTGCCCTGCTCCTTGTGCTCCTGCGCGCTGTGGCTCTTCTCGGGGCTGCCTCCccccgctcccggccccgcggcacccggcccggccgcgccgccgccgccgccctccCGCTCCcgttcctccttccccttcatGGCCCGGCCCGACCCGGCCGCTCGGGGCCGGCGGCTCCGCTGCCTCCGGCCGCGCACTGCGACAGCGCCGCCCCGCCCCTTCACTTCCGGGGCGGGGCTTCAAAcggggggcggggcttaatgAAGTGTGGGCGTGGTTTAGACTAGGGGGCGTGGCTTTGTTTGGTGGGCGTGGTTTGCGTCTTGTGGGCGGGGCAAGGGGCGGGGCTCGCTGTGGGTTCCCGCCGGCGCGCTGCCCCCCTCCCGCCCCCGTTTTCCGCCCCAGTGCCCGATGCCCGGGTTCCCTCTTTCTCGCATGAGCGCTGCCCTAATTAACTCAGCCTTAATTAGCCCCAAATTAATAACCCTCACCCCCCCAAAGCTCCCCCAGGGCGGGGCCGtgtgcaaaatatttatttctactccaaaaaatgggaaggggggggggggggggggggcgggcagCGCCTG
This genomic window contains:
- the JMJD8 gene encoding jmjC domain-containing protein 8, with the translated sequence MAAARRLLAVLLPLAWSRFAGGAGGWQEGDVPEERRCTVERTDGSVSPELFLQRFAFSRPVILRGVTDNSAFQALCTRQKLLAAYGERPVRLSTANTYSYRKVDVPFQEYVEQLLKPQDPAALGSDTLYFFGDNNFTEWGSLFQHYVPPPFRIPGTSGAYSFGIAGSGSGVPFHWHGPGYSEVIFGRKRWFLYPPDKTPHFHPNETTLAWLQHTYPTLPPEERPLECTIRPGEVLYFPDRWWHATLNLDTSVFISTFLG
- the STUB1 gene encoding E3 ubiquitin-protein ligase CHIP, giving the protein MKGKEEREREGGGGGAAGPGAAGPGAGGGSPEKSHSAQEHKEQGNRLFGGRKYPEAAAAYGRAINRNPLVAVYYTNRALCYLKMQQHDKALADCKRALELDGQSVKAHFFLGQCQMEMENYDEAIANLQRAYNLAKEQRLNFGDDIPSALRIAKKKRWNSIEEKRINQENELHSYLTRLIMAEKERELAECRKAQQEENVDESRGRVQLAGIEAKHDKYLADMDELFSQVDEKRKKRDIPDYLCGKISFELMREPCITPSGITYDRKDIEEHLQRVGHFDPVTRSPLTQDQLIPNLAMKEVIDAFISENGWVEDY